In Heliangelus exortis chromosome 12, bHelExo1.hap1, whole genome shotgun sequence, the genomic stretch ATGTGAAATACAGCTCAAGACTTTTGCAGGGTTCTCCTCAAATCTGGGAGGTGAAGACTTTGTTAcatccaattttatttttacaacaaTGCTGTAACACTCATGCCAACAGGAAAACTGGTTCTTTGTCTTAAACCACGTCAGTCCTTcttctgctgagcagctgcctgcttgGCATTGTTGGCCTGCATCTTCTTCAGcccctttttgttgtgtttctttgCAAACCTCATGTTCCTCAGAAACTTGGGATCGACCTAAAAATATAAGgacaaaataaggaaaaaaaaacttctggtGTAGAAAGGACATGCGTTAAAAACATTATATGTATGTAATTTTTGTCCAATTATTCCCAAATACTGTCTATGATTAattaagaatgtttttttcttactatatcaaaattattttagccATCTGTAACCATCTTTTAACAAGCTATTTCCCTTAATTTCcacacacaaacccaaaaccccaggAAAAAACCATACAGAAAGGACATGCTGAAAAAAGCTGTAAACAACACAGATTTCATTTCCATGTCATAATATATTCCAGATCTGAAGTACCCCAAACCAACCTTGGCACACACATGGAATCCTTGGGCAGAGACCAATGCaacctcctgctgcctttgcttttttgtgttataggaaggaaaaggcagaagggaGAAATCTTTCCCAATTTTTGTCAGCTATTGGCTGGCTAATGTGTCCTGGCCATGGCTGGGACCAGTTCTCTGAAATTCCAGTTTCTGTCCCATCAAGAAACATTTGATGGTTTACTGGGAACAGCATTTTACCTGGCACACTGGAGTTCTGGGAATTTTGTCACCTTAACTCCCGTGCACTCAGTGTAAGGGGACAGACTCTGAGGCTGCTCAGCCTGtctgcaggaggggcagggccACACCCTCACTAAGCTGTGCAGAGGACAAGGTTTTGTGTCCCATCCAAAAAGCCAATAATGAAACACACACAGCCCTCCCCAAAGCCAAAATGTCCTGCTCTCACTTCCAAGTGTGGAAAGAGATCCTGTTACCAacctcagaaaaagcaaaatgctgtcATTTTCACATGGATTGGCACAAATGCCAAACTCTCTCATCTGGGTGAAATTCTCTGGATCAGCAGTGACAGTAAATAACACTGAAGGGTAGAGAGAAGGAGGTGAGACAGCAGGACTCAGGAGAGCTACAGCTGAGAGGTGTCTGTCTCACTGGGAGCAGGACAGGCACAAAACTGGCCAGTAACTAAAAATCAGTTTTGGAGACACATGGGAGCAGATTTCACAGGGGTTAGAAGTATCACAGCTGCATGTCAGGTAAGTGAGAGATAAACTAGAAAGCCACAGAGGTTCTGACCACCTGAAATACAAGGCCCTGTCTACAAAATCAACATCAGGCAAAATACAAGCCCTGGATTTTTTCACATTCAGGCCTCAATGGCTCTACAGCCCAGGAACATGCAGAGCAACACTCACCCCTTTGAGAGATTCGTATCTATGGGATCTGGGCTTCTTGATGCCATTTCTGTGCCACTTGCGGGCTACAGGGAAGAGAAGGATTTAAATCACCCTTTCTGTTATGAGTAGTTGTAATGGCTTTGACTCCAGATGGCCCTAAAGGAATTATGTGGAATAGGAAATTCTCTCACCCCTCCTATCCAAGCCTAATTCACATTAAAACATAACGCACCCATCCCCCTCTCTCGACACCAGGAGTTTCTAATCCAAAAATTTcaggattgatttttttttaaatgaataaaacacCAACGACACCATCACCAGCACACTGACACCCCACAACCACTAAATATAAACAGGTCTGGTTAGTGCTTAAGGACACCCTTACCCACAGAGTCACACAAAGCAGAACCCACTTGAAAAATCTAACTTACAGCacttattaaataaatactaGTCACGActgttttgttgctgtggtCATTTTTGGATGACAAAGCATCACAGCCTAAATGCCATTCAGTTATGTGCTTAGTTTCAACACCTGAGACTTGCTTTTCTCTTGGTTACACATCATTTCTACGTCGAGCCCCCTCCCTATGGAGCACAACATCAACCCCCTGCTCACCACCACCTCCGGCCCTCAGCACCTCGCTGCTAACACGAGGAAGGCAGAGCGGGCAGCCGGAGCCCAACAGCTGCCCCCCGCCTCTGTGGGGTCAGCAGCCGCCGCctgaggagcagccctgggtgcCCTCCAGCAGCCGCACCCCGCTacccccccgccgccgccccaGCCCCGCGGCGAACGATGCCGAGCGCGGCTCACACTGGTTGTGCGTGGTGTGGTTCTTGGACTTGGCCATGGTCGCACCTGCAGGAGAAGCGGAGATTCCCTCAGTCGGGAGAGCGCTCAGGGCCCGGCCTCCCTCACACCGCCACGGCCCCCGGGGACCACCTCAACCCCGGCCTCCCACCCATCTCCCGGCTCatggcagccccagccccgcaTCGCTCCCTCCCCACCCGCTACGATCCACTCGGCCCCGGCCCAGAAAGCCACCCGCTGCCGCCCGCTACCGCCCCCCGAGCGCGGATGGCACCGGATTGCGCGGATCGGCCCTCACCGCTGCCGCTGGGCCGGAAGAGAAGGGCGGGCCGCTGGGACTCCTGGGAAAGGGAAACACCCACCGGAACCCCACAACATTCCGGTGCGCAACCAGCGCCGCCAGCGGGGAGGTTCCGGCAGGCGGCCTTTCCGCTCCCCTTCCCGCCCCGCCGGTCTGCGCCGCCCCTCCCCGGGCTCCGGTGGCTGCGGGTCCttcccgccccggccccgcccgtGGGCACGGACTCGGAGCCGCAGGGCCCCAGCGGAGCGGCGCGCACCCGCCCCTCTGCGATACCGTTCCCCCAACAATACGTTCCCCCGCTAAGATGGCCTCCGCCGGGCCGCCTGATGGCGGGAGGCGAGAGGCCTCGGCCCGGGTGAGAGTTACCCGCGCGTTCCGCTCAGCGCTCCCTGCTCAGGCAGTAAAACCCCACTCGCTCTCCTCCCCGCAGCATCAGGCAGGGGAGGTGCAGCCCCGTTCTGCCTCAGCCCCGGCGCGGCGGGGGCAGAGGGGTTCGGGCTGTGCCCGTCCCGGTCCTGAGACAGTTTGGTATCAAAGACACTGAAATGGCGGCTGAGAGGGGCGGTGAAGCTGCGTCTGCCCCTGAGCCGGGCACTCTGCCCGTGttccctccctggcagcaggagcgGGCGGTGCTGGCACCGCGGCCCGGCCGGAGGGCACCGGACCCGGctgcccacagcccagggtgggGATGAAATCTGCCAGCAGCGCCTGGAAGGGTTGTGGCACGGCCatcaggggctgctgggggtgacCCCACGGAGAGGCGTTTGTGGTCACAGACTGAGGCATCTCCCATGGGAAAgggtgaaaggaaaaaggggaaatggaGCTCCCCCAAACCTGTTGGGTTGTGTCTGCGTACAAAGGGCAGTGCCCTGGgtcagggctgctctctgctctccaaTGCAAACCTTTGGAAACTGAGCAAAAGAGAAGGCCCATGTGCTGCAGtagaatggaaaaatactgcCATCTTTTTATGGCATTGCTTTTAAGATGAGAGGCACAACTGGACTGCCTAAAATAACCTGGATTGGAAACAATACCCCTGGACCAGTACACAAGAGAGGgaacctgccttttttttttttcagtgactgaTACTTGCAGAGCAATTAGCTGCTCAGCCTCAAGTTCGGATACCTGAAAAGAGCAAGCTGTtacaaaaatgggaaaaaaaagattaaccTTGATACACAGGTAGTGCCAGTGAAActaaaaatagaaaggaaaaataaaatcaatgcaactgaatttcagtgtttctcttaTTTCTGACAAGACTTAAGTTGCAAAATGTATTTgggttgattttatttttctcatttaaggCAGCTGTTATTAGCAAACAGTgcaaaaatagattaaaatagCAATATTATTTTACTGGCATCTTGTAGCTGGAATATTGCTGAGTCTCTCTGCAATATCCTCCCTGACAGGCAAACTTCTGACTTTAagtcctgctttttaaaaattctttctacCTTAGTGAgctgtggttttaaaatatttggacaTCCCTATGGACAGCTAATCACAACCAACAGCAAAGGGACAGCCTGACTTTCCTGATAACCCaaagagctgagcacaggggaagaTAAAACCAATCCCAGAGGCACATTTGCCTCCACTGCATTGCAGAAGGAAATAGGCTGTTAGGTTACCTTATCTTGGTCATTAGGTTATGAAaatttctcatatttttcaCTCCTTTCTGAGCCCTCCCTTCCTAGGAAGAAACAAAAGGGTTTGTTTTATGGTTTTAGCTATCTTTTTCAACTTCATTCAGTATCAGACCCAAAAGGcaaattactaaaataaaacagtagGAGTGCACTTGGTTTACAGGGCAGGGTGTAACATATTCAGGGTGGTTTACAACCCACTGCAAACCAGTGCAGAATATCAGATTAAAAAGATCATCCAAGGCAGGAGTAGACTCATGTACACCAGGGGTGATCAAGACCCCTTGAATTCCTCCTGTGCTCTGATGAGCTGCAATGTCTCTAATTATGGTGTTACAGACTACAATTGGCCAGTTCAAAACCTTCAATCATACTTTTAGTGATTACAGACTTAATTAGTGCATGTTAGCCCAAGTGCCATCTATTAAAGGAGCTGTGCTCGTTAAATAGGATGGTAATTACTCCAGCTGCAaaacaattaggaaaaaatcataggttaaaataaaaatctcccAGCGCCTTTGATGACTGTGTTATCTCAGCCACCCCCTCACATCACACACATTTATGCAGTCTGATCCCTGTCAGGTTTGTCACAGCTTTTATGCTGATGCCACATTTCAGCTGCCTCCTATAACGTTGCCTCTTCCCTCCCCGGGAGCTGACACGTGGGGTAATGAATTACCCCAACTCCCCCTTTTAGTAACATCAGCAACTTGGAACTTGGTGCCCGGGCCAAGGGCTCCACAGTTGTAAATCTGGAAAAAGATCACTAATTTCTGGGGAACCAAAATTATCCACCTGGAAAGGGACGTGGTGCTTGTTGACATGCAATGCAGTATTTTGGAGGTGTTCTGATATTATATTTTCTGATACACACATTTaggtggactctccgtccctggagatatttcaaaagagcctggatgtggcactcagtgccatgggctgggaactgcagcgatagtggatcaagggttggacttgatgatctctgaggtcccttccaacccagccaattctatgattctatgattaaggAAGGTGCTTAAGTGTGAGGAACTTCCCCCAGCAGGTCCCAGGCACTTCCAGTGCTTCCTGGAGCAGGAgtggctgcagggctctggTTACTCAGCGTGGTGGCTgtgccagagctgagcagtttgACAAGAAGGGCTGAAACTGCAGGTGAGGCTGGTCACTTCCCAGCGTGTTGGGaaatttcctcctcattttcccaggagaagaaagagggaaggCAGTGTTCATGTAGGATGCAGCACACAGTGTAAGAGAGTGGCTTGACAGTGTCCCAGCATGCAGCCTCTGCTTCACCAAACCCCTCATCCCTGACAAAATCACTGACAACAGTTTCAGGTGATGATTAGAAAGAGCCCAGCTTGACATGGACAATGGAGTGCCCCTAAAAGCAGTTCCTGTAGGAGAGGGAGAGTGCAGCCATGCTTTTGGCTGATGAACAAGATGCCCCTTCCCACCTGGCTCTGTGTTGGCACcactggagcagagctgcagtgtgcAGGGTTGCACCTGCCCAGGGGCACCTTCATCCCCTTCCTTTCACCACCAATGAGCAGAGGCAGGGCTGAGCCACCTGGTTCCCAAAAGATCCCTGCATTGGTGGgatgtggtggtttttttggcagTTTGAGGGCTGTTCCCAGTTTGTGGGCAAGCAGGGCTTGGCTGTGCTGGGAACTTGATGATAACAATGCTGGAGGAGACTGGGAATAGTGGACAGTCCCCAGAGACAACTGATCAATATGCCTCCAGAAAAGCCACCTGGAGAAACAGGGACACCAGGACACGGAGGCACTAGAGGGAGCCTGAGCATAACAGATCCTGCTCTGGGCTCGAAATCGAAATAGGAGCACTGCTCCCAGTCAGGGAGAAGGAACATCTCCAGGGAGTAACAGCAGGATGGGCACCAGATTTCCCCTTTACCTgcctgtggctttttttttttttttttcccctgatatCTGTTATAATTTTCTTAAAGACATTTAGAAAACACTTTTGCTTATAGAAAATGCTGGCTTGCCAACGAGGAGATGGTTGGCTCTGAGCAAACAACTAGGAAAAAACAATGGCAACTGTCAGACTGGAGGGTTCAGGAGAGCACAGGTTCCTGCATGGCAAAGGGGAACTCAAGTGCTGATCTGCAGCTGTGGGTATTCCTatgggatggggggatggaATGGTGCCACCTGGCAAGTGCTTCTGGGCTGAGAGCAAGGACATGGCAACAGCAGCCCAGGCTTGTGCATGCCACTGGGTGCACTCCAGTTAGCACCAGTTAGGAGAGCTTGGGCACTGGAGAGGATGGTGAGctgcagtaatttattttccccagGAAATACTCTCCAAGAATATTTTCATTGCACTGACTTTAGACAAGGATCAGGGTCACCATCTCCCCTCCACCACTCTCACCAAGGTGAGAGAGCACCGAGAGCAAACGTGGAGCCTCTGGGTTGGCTGCAGATGGGTGTCAGCTCTACAGTGGGGCAGGGACTGGGGAATAAACACTCTGCACTGGGGTTTAGCCACAATGGGGAGATAGAAGTGTTGATGTTTCAAGTACATCTGCAAAGCATCTTCTTTTAAAGTGTTTGCACTGGGccaaaattttgctttcaacaGAGATAATGGAGATTAGCctggcagaaagcagagaagcaacCAGAAAAGAGAGGGGAACAGGGATCACTAGCAAAAGGAAGAACAAGTTAGAGCAGCTCCATCACTCCTGACTGCCTTGAGAGGCTTTTATTCCTCCCCAGAGACCATCCTCAGATcagcccagcccctctgcaTGACCTCCAGGAGCATGGTCCTGTAAGCAGCTTCCTGCTGTGAAGGCAGAAGGGAGGATCAGGCAGCAGCCTGCAATGCAGCCCTGACCCTTCTCCTGCCACCTCCACCCCCTCTGCCCGGAGCTGGCACTACTAACTGCTGGTTTCCTCTTGTTATTTTTCcacccctgctccttcccccagaGAGGAGGCTGTGATGGTGGCCCACGTACCAGTGACTCACAGGCTGGGACCCACGAGGAGCCAGCTAAGCCTGGCCAAACTTAGTAACATCTCATTTTCCATTGCCTACACCCTGGACACTGCTTCTGGCTGTGCTCATCGCTGGAGACCTCCTCCAGCTACCTGCAGGGTTGGGGAGGACCAGCTTGATTGTGTTTCCTTTAAGTTTTGGCAAtgtgggagctgagctgaggtGAAGCACCCCTTGATGCACATAAATTCCTTCCCAGTGAGTGCTCATCCAGCTTGCTGATAGCTGGAAACCACGAGATGTTCCTGACATCAGAGGGTTTTTCAGGACTGGGAAATGCGTAAATAAAGATGTATAGAGGACTGCAGAGCAGTTGCATTTTTCTGGAGACATTTGAATGATCTGAGAGGAGATTAGGGGTTTAAAATCCAATTCCCCTCTGGCCAGATGCCCCCAAATCAACAGATTACCACCACAAGCACAAACCCGAGGCACCTGCCAGGTGGGGAAGGATGATCTGCAAAGGTGGAGatgctgccagagctggaaatggaatggaaaataCCTGGATGATGAACAGGGCTACAGAGAGGCTGTGCCTGGCAGCAGATGAGCACAGGGGGTCTCCTGGGCAGCGCTGAGCCCACCGAGCAGGACCCGCGGCTCCACCTGGGGGTAACACCAGGAAGGGAGCAGCTGCGTGTGCCCAGCCCACGCGTGTTGCTTTAACAGGATTTTGCAGCATGTTTCTCGCCCCGGCGATGGaagctttcctgctgcttcccgAGGCCGGGGTGAACGCATGCAGCTGATGGGACTCCTGCCcgagagctggggctgggaaggagagagcagaCCCGCAGGCACAGCGTGTGCGAGGCGGCTGATGGCTGCGAGAGGCacagggagagggctgggaggaaCCGAGAGGGCTGACCTAAATAGATGCGGAGCTAATTTATTCATTTCCCTGCTTCATTATTTAACGCGACTTCCAAACAGTTCAGAACTTCTGGttcctctcagctctgctgctgctgttggtaTGGGGTTATTTTTGACCTGATTTTTTGCTTCTGTCACGCTGgaaagcacagcacagccttGCTCAGCACCGAGCTCTCCCATCGGGAGGGGCAGGCACGCTATGGGAGCTATGGGAGCCGGGAGCACAGGAAGGACTTTTGTTTTAAGTTTGTTtgagcttttccttctcctctcagctGGGAAGGCATTCAGATTTTTGGCCCGCTTTACGTGTTGTTAATAGGGAGATTTATCTCCAATTTAGCTGCCTGGCCAGAGGATTGGCGAGTTTGTCCAGCACGAAGCAGCCCTCGGCATCTGCCGACATCTCCCCCCCGGGGCGGCTGCCAAAGACAGCCCCAGGCTCTGCGGCATCGGGGCTCTCAAGGATAAACCTGGAGCCTGCCTCGCTTCCAGCCAGCCTCTCTCTCCTTAAATCCTAGCAATCCCCTGGAACACTGTCTGGGAGGAATTTATTACAAGAAGGACACGAAGCCCCAGCTGTTGTGAGAGCCGCTTGGGCTGCAGTTCACCCCACGGGCCGCACGTGTTCTCTGTGAGCACACGGCACATTTTTGCTCTGCTGAGGTTTAAAAGCcaagagctggggaaaaaaatgcaactcaGTGCAGGTTCTCTAAACCCAAACACCATTTCTGCGCAGGTGCAAGGGGGTATggacagagctgctcctgcatgAAGAAGCTGCTCACTGAGATGCAAACCAACTTGGGCATTGCAGGGCCCTTTCATAGTGTTTTTCATTAGGGTTCATCACTTGATGTATAAATTTAGGCCAGTGCTGAACCATGCTACCCCAGCACCCCTCTTATGATtgttaaaaatgtattattcatTTACCTGCTTGATTCCTTCAAGATTTCTGAGCAGTAACTGGAGTCCTCATGCTGTTTATCTCGTCAGCAAAGGCATTTCAGCTTACACCACCTTCACGTTGCTGCAGAGTTTCATGATGTTCCTGGGGATGGGATAGTGCAAATTAGCAGAAATGAAGCAACCAGTGAGGCTGCAAGTTAAAAGTCTTCTGAACCAGGAGGCTTGAGATGCTGAAGGGAAGCAGCTAGGCATGGGGCAGTGCAATTGgttgctgctctgccaggcacagccagccccttctcctgcctttaCTGGTTAAACTGGGGGCAGTACAGACCCTTGGCAGGGTCCCATCCTGCCAACCCACAGGGTGTGCAGCCTGGCCCATGCTAGGCTTTGATCTGAAGGGGTTTgtaggcttttaaaaatacaaagtgaTACAGTGCTTAGATACGTTGGTCTGAGAGACTTACAAGGCCATAAGGAGAACAAATGCATAAAGGACAAATGCAGCCAAAGTGATTTGAAGCTTCTCTTTCCCACCCTATATCCTTAACTGGAGTGGGGTGGATGATGTCCCCATTTTCCTAATGAGGACAGAGAGGCACTACACCATTCCAGGTCCTCAGGGGTTTTAATGCCTGTGCCTTAATTGCACAGGACTGACTAGAAGGGAGTTAAGGCTGACAAAGTGTCATCCTGGGATTTAGGTTCTGTTACAGGGACACAGCTTCTGCCATTCTCCACAGTGGCAGGGGACTGTAACAGAGGGGAGAGTCTTTTACTGCCCCAGCCACAGCTCTGGAGTGGGCAGCAGCCTGGTTTCCAGCCTCAAGGCGAAGGATCCGCTTTGGCTGCTGGCTCACTTTTATCAGCACAGAGAGGATTACTGGGAAGCTGTGTTGACAAATGCTGTGgctagaaaggaaaatgaacttCCACACAAAGATGGCTTGTttgtgcaaagcagaaaaagaataaagaagctGCCAAAAGAGCTGACATTAAACCCGCTGCTTACCTGCAGCTCATCTGATACCATGACTGAAACCTTTCATTTGCTGCAACATAATCCAAGACGTTCTTTCTGCAAAGCAAGAAAGTAGGTTATTCCTCAGACAGAGCTGAAAGATTTTTAAGCAGCAATAAAAGCCATTAAACCTTCTCCTGGAGGCTGGAAACCCATGGCTGATGCATGGGGCTCAGATGCATTCATCCATGTTGATCGGGGGCTCTCAAATCTGCCATCCAAGGCAGCCCCGGATCCCTGGGGaagctgggcaggcagggagggacagctggggacaggaaCAGTACCAACAGCCAAGCACACCTCCAAAACCTGGGAAAACTGCAATTGTTTTAATGCTGGAAATACCACTAAGGCTGCTACCCCAAAGAGATGTCAGTAATTTGGCCCTGCAtgcaaacttttttctttttttttttttttcttttcttttctctggctGCTAATGAAGTAGAAggataaaaaaaggagagggggaaaaaaaataaagaaaaaaaaaagaggaagatttCACTGGGAGAACTATTTATCACCAGAGACAGCAAGGACTTAAATCACTTAAGAAACCTCCAGTTAAGGCAAAACCACAATACTGTAGCTGCTACATTCAAGCACAAGAGCTTTGCTTTCAGTACAATAAAAGCACTGTAGGCCTGTGTGGTGTGTGGACTGAGAGAAGCAAAATGTAGAGTGGGTTAATGAAGCTGTGCAGCCCTCTCAGCCCTGTAtggtgctgcagcccagccctggcagccaagAAATGTCCCAGCATTTTAAGtcctggctgcagcactgggcaCTCACAACAGAGGGATCTCCTGTTAAAGACGAGCTCTGCACCACTGTACTGGTGTTGTACTGGTACACTGGTGTTGATGCACACACACCATGGCTCCTTATTTTGCTTCTCCCTGCAGGTTTTCATGCAGACCCATTTTGGATTTGCTTTCTGGTTGCTCCTAGGGAATGGTTTCACCCTCCTGTTTTGTGCTGCCTGGACAGGTGCAGGGACAAACTGTTTCACCAGGTTCATTGCACGAGCTAAACAGTTGCCTATCTCTGCCTTGGCAATCAGGTCCTTGCTTGAGGACTGTTGTCTGGCTTGGTGTCCTTGTCAAATccattgaaaagcaaaataaatacaataaataccATTCAATCACTTGGTGCTTGAAATGCACCAAGAAAGCACCAACTGTTGCAGCCTTGGGATGAGAGAAAAACATCAAGTTCCTTTCACAGAGTTTGGGAACAGGAGGAGCAACAGCAGCTTGGCCACATGGTAAGACCTTGCCCAGGTTTGAGGAGCTGTGGGTTGGGCACAGAGATGCTGCCTGAAGGTAGAAGGCTCCAGCTTTGGGGTGTGGGGATGATGGCAGCAGTGTGGTTCTGGTGGGCAAGGCTCCTGCAGCCTTCATCTCCTTTGTGTGGCATTCCAAGGAAAACCTAATTGCACCATGGCTGCAAAGGAAGGGGCTGGGATCTGCAAACATTTGTTGCAGAGCTCCCAATTCCTGCTAAGAAAACTCATGTTTTCATGGGGTTTGGCTGCATTTCTCTGAGCCCCTGCCCAGGGCAAACCACTGTGAGTACTGGTTTAAATAATGCTTGTGCCCAGCTTGTTCTGGAACCTGTGCTGGAGGCCACGGATTCCAGCCTGACACCAGCTGCCCTGAGGGGAGATGGGTGTATAGGGGAGATAAGATAACACTGTGGCTGTGCAACACTTCCATGAGCCCTGCTGGCATCCCTCCCCTGATTCCCAGATTTGAGGCATCTGCACAGACACCGGGGTGCTCCAAGTACTGGCAGTAACTGAGCTGGTTGCTGTAGGAGTGGAGATGCTGAGACACAAATGAAGGAGAACAGCCCCTTGACCAGCCTCATCTCGAGCAGTCATCTGTATTTCAAAGGCCTGATTTATGATTTGGCTGGGATTAAATCCCATTTCCTTCCATAGTGATTTTATCCAGGCTTTTCAAACCACTTCATGGATTCCAATAAATCCTCAGGAAGGCTCTGGCAGGTGGGTGTCTTTACAGCTGCATTACACCCTTGGTATTTGGCAAACCTGACACGTCCAGCAGGGGTGGGCAGGGCAGAGTGCATGGCTGGGATTTGTAGGCAGGTGATCCTCAAGCATTTTCCACTAGAGCTCCAAACTTGGAGCCTCTTAAAAGTGGTTTAGTGTAAGAAATCAGGCCATAGTGACAGAGTTGGGAAGAGGATACAGGACAGACCCCCAGGAGTCCTTGCACTCTCCTGGCATCCAGAACACCTCCACTTTCCCTGAGCCTGCATGATCatgctttccctttccctttggTAGCGAAAGGATCCTCAAAAATTACAgccaaagcttttttttgtctgcttcagCTGCCTGAAACAACCTTCTGTTCAGATGGGAGCACTGAAGCATTTCTTAAAACACCTCCTCCTCTTgccattaaatatttaagagaGGAGCACTGGGGGAAGCCACGTGCTTTTAGTGAGGCAGGatggcacagggctgggagccctggtgagCCTGATTTCAGTCGTCACAAGGTGGCAGGTGCTTGCAAAACACAGCTGGGTTTTAGTCCCCCTCACTGCAGTGGTCCCTGAAGCATCCCCAGAATCACATCCCCATCTCAACAGCTCCCACGCCGGCCCCGGTGTCTGAGTGAGCACCCAggctctgccccagcaccatcctcctgTGGAAGAGATGCCCGGGGTGGGAAGGTGGGCTGGGATCTGTGCACACCCTGCAAGGCCAGCAGGACCTGTTGAACAAAATCATGATGACCTGGGAACCAAATGCTGCTCAGGACTGATGGGGACAGAGCAGTTCCCAGACATACtgggacaggagcagagcatGGAGCAGCCATGGCCCCAAGTGCTGAGGGTCATCCCTACCAGCTGCTTTGTATCCCCAT encodes the following:
- the RPL29 gene encoding large ribosomal subunit protein eL29, encoding MAKSKNHTTHNQSRKWHRNGIKKPRSHRYESLKGVDPKFLRNMRFAKKHNKKGLKKMQANNAKQAAAQQKKD